In Notolabrus celidotus isolate fNotCel1 chromosome 8, fNotCel1.pri, whole genome shotgun sequence, a genomic segment contains:
- the LOC117817634 gene encoding protocadherin Fat 4-like, producing MGTRQQRRTRDYYYFLFRLFLLVFLEDRAFAQIRYSVPEEVRDGTVVGNVAKDLGLEMSTLTDRRFRVVSGSKEAFFEVNRDNGALYVHRKIDREELCQGSGACVIELKILVENPLEMHHIVVEINDINDHSPTFPEINQTFEIAEHTLPGKQFQLHAARDPDAGVNSIRTYTLTTNEHFEVDIRQSDEDKVPFLVLKKSLDREQKDKHTLLLTAVDGGKPQRSGTLNVTIIVLDINDNRPMFNQEIYQVEIQENVPVGTSVFRINATDPDEGANGEVEYNLGKTLKKKVYDIFELDKLTGEITVKGLVDFEENDVYKLDVEASDKGTPPLTGECRVIIKLRDVNDNPPEIEVTSLSNKVPEDSKPGTIISLLSVSDKDSGVNGKIITGLTSDPPFDLKPSYKENIYSIVTKGLLDREQVSHYEITIKATDCGDPPLSTFKTLSIQISDVNDNRPHFQQNPLQFYLVENNVAGASIFSVSATDNDVSENAAISYHIVREGRQNDVTSFLNVNSENGHITALKSFDFETVKTFQFQVVASDSGTPSLSSNVTVNVFILDQNDNAPVILYPVSSNGSAEGVEEIPRNVNAGHLVTKVRAYDADIGYNGWLLFSLQEVTEHNLFSLDRYTGQIRTLRSFTETDEAEQKLIILVKDNGNVSLSATATVIVKVVESKEAFAASDVKSATKEDEESNVTFYLMITLASVSALFIISIIVLIAMQCSKSTDYTSKYLQETNYDGTLCHSIQYRSGDKRYMFVGPRMSIGSTIVPGSHANTLVLPDRRRASTEFQVVASDSGTPSLSSNVTVNVFILDQNDNAPVILYPVSSNGSAEGVEEIPRNVNARHLVTKVRAYDADIGYNGWLLFSLQEVTEHNLFALDRYTGQIRTLRSFTETDEAEQKLIILVKDNGNVSLSATATVIVKVVEPKEAFAASDVKSATKDDEESNVTFYLMITLASVSALFIISIIVLIAMQCSKSTDYTSKYLQETNYDGTLCHSIQYRSGDKRYMLVGPRMSIGSTIVPGSHANTLVLPDRRRASTERHSASKAGCDLAACACESVIDTKTRTMGSDCLAFCLSLLMLFGTQASAQIRYSIPEEVKEGTVVGNVAKDLGLDITSLNDRRFRVVSGSKETIFEVNQNNGALYVHSHIDREELCQGSGTCLMELKILVENPLEIHYVIVEITDVNDHSPSFPEKEQIFKIAEHTLPGRRFQLHTARDPDAGINSIRTYTLTTNEHFEVNIRQGDAGKIPFLVLKKSLDREQKDKHTLLLTAVDGGKPQRSGTLNVTIIVLDINDNRPMFSQEIYQIEIQENVPVGTSVFRMNATDPDEGTNGEVEYSLGKTLSPKVYDIFELDKITGEVRVHGVVNYEEKDLYELDIEASDKASPPLTGECRVIIKIKDVNDNPPEIEVTSLSNTVPEDSKPGTIVSLLSVKDKDSGVNGKVILQISNDVPFELKPSYKENTYSVVTKGILDREQVSDYEITIKATDCGDPPLSTYKTLSIQISDVNDNRPHFQQNPLQFYLVENNVAGASIFSVSATDNDVSENAAISYHIVREGSQNDVTSFLNVNSENGHITALKSFDFETVKKFQFQVVASDSGTPSLSSNVTVNVFILDQNDNAPVILYPVSSNGSAEGVEEIPRNVNAGHLVTKVRAYDADIGYNGWLLFSLQEVTEHNLFSLDRYTGQIRTLRSFTETDEAEQKLIILVKDNGNVSLSATATVIVKVVEPKEAFAASDVKSATKEDEESNVTFYLMITLASVSALFIISIIVLIAMQCSKSTDYTSKYLQETNYDGTLCHSIQYRSGDKRYMLVGPRMSIGSTIVPGSHANTLVLPDRRRASTETKDKGRMMYWSRPLLFSLLFSFGELILAQIKYSTPEEVTVGTIIGNVAKDLGLEVSSLINRRFRIVSGAQDTLFEVNPNNGVLYVHKNLDREQMCDRNSACMKDLKIVVENPLEIHYVTVEITDANDHAPTFVEKEKVIEIAENTLPGARFQLPGARDPDVGVNSVQRYRLSQNEHFNLEIREREDDKIPFLVLQRQLDREQKRNHSLILTAIDGGTPPKSAKLNLTIKVLDTNDNRPTFTKEVYSVTLQENVALDTFVLKVNATDLDEGTNGDIEFAFGDDISLKILEIFSINRNTGEIRVKGQIDYEASDVFKLNVQASDRGQPPMTTDCRVIIKIQDVNDNKPEIEVTSISNMVPEDSKLGTVISLISITDNDSGLNGKVKCTLTGDVPFELKPSFKENMYSLVTRETLDRETMSHYEISITATDLGDPPLSAVKTLSIEVSDVNDNIPEFSQSPLELYLKENNNPGESIFSVSAVDKDLNDNARVSYRITRGGGGQNDMASFLNINSENGQITALRSFDFETVKKFQFQVVASDSGTPSLSSNVTVNVFILDQNDNAPVILYPVSSNGSAEGVEEIPRNVNAGHLVTKVRAYDADIGYNGWLLFSLQEVTEHNLFSLDRYTGQIRTLRSFTETDEAEQKLIILVKDNGNVSLSATATVIVKVVEPKEAFAASDVKSATKDDEESNVTFYLMITLASVSALFIISIIVLIAMQCSKSTDYTSKYLQETNYDGTLCHSIQYRSGDKRYMLVGPRMSIGSTIVPGSHANTLVLPDRRRASTEVSLQENISLLYTKTRTMGSDCLGFYFALLMLFGTQASAQIRYSIPEEVKEGTVVGNVAKDLGLDITSLNDRRFRVVSGSKETIFEVNQNNGALYVHSHIDREELCQGSGTCLMELKILVENPLEIHYVIVEIIDVNDHSPSFPENEQIFKIAEHTLPGRRFELDTARDPDAGINSIRTYTLTTNEHFELDIRQSDEDKIPFLVLKKSLDREQKDKHTLLLTAVDGGKPQRSGTSNVTIIVLDSNDNRPMFNQEIYQIEIQENVPVGTLILRINATDPDEGSNGLVEYSLEKSLRRKSNTIFELDKLTGEIKVKGLVDFEENNVYKLDVEASDKASPPLTGECKVIIKVKDINDNPPEIEVTSLSNTVPEDSKPGTIISLLSVSDKDSGVNGKIILQILNDVPFELKPSYKENIYSVVTKNPLDREQVSHYEITIKATDCGDPPLSTFKTLNIQILDVNDNRPLFEQNPLQFYLVENNVAGGSIFSVSATDNDVSENAAISYHIVREGSQNDVTSFLNVNSENGHITALKSFDFETVKTFQFQVVASDSGTPSLSSNVTVNVFILDQNDNAPVILYPVSSNGSAEGVEEIPRNVNAGHLVTKVRAYDADIGYNGWLLFSLQEVTEHNLFALDRYTGQIRTLRSFTETDEAEQKLIILVKDNGNVSLSATATVIVKVVEPKEAFAASDVKSATKDDEESNVTFYLMITLASVSALFIISIIVLIAMQCSKSTDYTSKYLQETNYDGTLCHSIQYRSGDKRYMLVGPRMSIGSTIVPGSHANTLVLPDRRRASTE from the exons ATGGGGACACGCCAACAACGTCGGACGAGGGACTACTATTATTTCTTGTTTCGTTTGTTCCTACTGGTGTTTTTGGAAGATCGGGCCTTTGCGCAGATAAGATATTCTGTTCCAGAGGAGGTGAGGGACGGGACTGTTGTTGGAAATGTTGCAAAGGATCTTGGTCTTGAAATGTCAACGCTTACTGACCGGCGGTTCCGTGTTGTGTCCGGATCAAAGGAGGCATTTTTTGAGGTAAACCGCGACAATGGGGCGCTCTATGTCCATAGGAAGATCGACAGAGAGGAGCTCTGTCAGGGGAGCGGAGCCTGCGTAATAGAGCTAAAAATCCTGGTCGAAAACCCTTTGGAAATGCATCACATTGTTGTAGAAATTAATGATATAAACGATCACTCTCCCACTTTCCCTGAAATAAATCAGACATTTGAAATAGCTGAACATACATTACCAGGGAAGCAGTTTCAGCTGCACGCTGCTCGTGATCCCGATGCTGGTGTTAACTCTATCCGTACATACACATTGACTACAAATGAACATTTTGAGGTAGACATCCGTCAGAGCGATGAGGATAAAGTACCATTTTTAGTGCTGAAGAAATCTTTGGACAGAGAACAAAAGGACAAACACACGCTGCTGCTCACAGCAGTAGATGGAGGTAAACCTCAAAGATCAGGAACATTAAATGTAACTATTATTGTTCTTGATATTAATGATAACCGGCCAATGTTTAATCAGGAGATTTATCAAGTTGAAATACAGGAAAATGTTCCTGTTGGTACTTCAGTGTTTAGAATAAATGCAACAGATCCAGATGAAGGAGCTAATGGGGAAGTTGAATACAATCTAGGAAAAACTCTGAAGAAAAAAGTATATGACATTTTTGAATTGGACAAATTAACTGGAGAAATAACAGTCAAAGGTTTGGTGGACTTTGAAGAAAACGACGTGTACAAACTCGATGTGGAGGCCTCAGATAAAGGAACACCTCCATTGACAGGTGAGTGTAGAGTTATCATTAAGTTAAGAGATGTCAATGATAATCCACCAGAAATAGAAGTCACATCTCTGTCAAATAAAGTACCTGAAGATTCAAAACCCGGAACTATTATTTCACTTCTCAGTGTGTCGGATAAAGACTCCGGTGTGAATGGGAAGATTATAACAGGCTTGACATCAGACCCGCCGTTTGATTTAAAACCCTCTTATAAGGAAAATATTTATTCCATTGTCACCAAGGGACTCCTGGATCGAGAGCAGGTGTCTCATTATGAAATCACGATAAAAGCCACAGACTGTGGTGATCCTCCCTTATCTACTTTTAAAACTCTCAGCATTCAGATATCAGATGTGAATGACAACAGACCACATTTTCAACAAAACCCTTTACAGTTTTATCTGGTAGAAAATAATGTTGCTGGAGCATCAATATTCTCTGTGAGCGCAACAGACAACGATGTAAGCGAAAATGCAGCtatttcatatcatatcgtgAGAGAGGGGAGACAAAATGACGTCACATCTTTCCTCAATGTAAACAGTGAAAACGGACACATCACCGCGCTAAAAAGCTTCGActttgaaacagtgaaaacgTTCCAGTTCCAAGTTGTGGCCTCAGATTCTGGAACTCCGTCACTGAGCAGCAACGTCACAGTGAACGTGTTCATTCTGGATCAGAACGACAACGCTCCAGTCATCCTGTATCCAGTCAGCTCCAACGGCTCTGCTGAAGGTGTGGAGGAGATTCCCCGCAATGTGAACGCAGGACACTTGGTGACTAAAGTCAGAGCCTATGACGCTGATATAGGATATAACGGCTGGTTGCTCTTCTCACTGCAGGAAGTCACTGAGCACAATCTCTTTTCTTTGGACCGCTACACAGGACAGATCAGAACACTTCGCTcattcacagagacagacgAGGCTGAGCAAAAACTCATCATACTGGTCAAAGACAATGGCAACGTGTCCCTCTCTGCTACAGCTACTGTCATTGTCAAAGTTGTGGAGTCCAAAGAGGCTTTTGCTGCTTctgatgtgaaaagtgcaacaaagGAAGATGAGGAGAGTAATGTCACTTTTTATCTCATGATCACTTTGGCCTCAGTCTCAGCTcttttcatcatcagcatcatcgtGCTGATTGCAATGCAGTGCTCCAAATCCACAGACTATACCTCCAAATATCTACAAGAGACTAACTATGATGGCACACTGTGTCACAGCATCCAGTACAGATCTGGAGACAAACGCTACATGTTTGTGGGACCCAGAATGAGTATAGGATCCACTATAGTTCCAGGCAGCCACGCCAACACACTAGTGCTCCCTGACAGGAGGAGGGCATCTACTGAG TTCCAAGTTGTGGCCTCAGATTCTGGAACTCCGTCCCTGAGCAGCAACGTCACAGTGAACGTGTTCATTCTGGATCAGAACGACAACGCTCCAGTCATCCTGTATCCAGTCAGCTCCAACGGCTCTGCTGAAGGTGTGGAGGAGATTCCCCGCAATGTGAACGCAAGACACTTGGTGACTAAAGTCAGAGCCTATGATGCTGATATAGGATATAACGGCTGGTTGCTCTTCTCACTGCAGGAAGTCACTGAGCACAATCTCTTTGCTTTGGACCGCTACACGGGACAGATCAGAACACTTCGCTcattcacagagacagacgAGGCTGAGCAGAAACTCATCATACTGGTCAAAGACAATGGCAACGTGTCCCTCTCTGCTACAGCTACTGTCATTGTCAAAGTTGTGGAACCCAAAGAGGCTTTTGCTGCTTctgatgtgaaaagtgcaacaaagGATGATGAGGAGAGTAATGTCACTTTTTATCTCATGATCACTTTGGCCTCAGTCTCAGCTcttttcatcatcagcatcatcgtGCTGATTGCAATGCAGTGCTCCAAATCCACAGACTATACTTCCAAATATCTCCAAGAGACTAACTATGATGGCACACTGTGTCACAGCATCCAGTACAGATCTGGAGACAAACGCTACATGTTAGTGGGACCCAGAATGAGCATAGGATCCACTATAGTCCCGGGCAGCCATGCCAACACACTAGTGCTCCCTGACAGGAGGAGGGCATCTACTGAG AGACACAGTGCGAGCAAAGCAGGATGTGACCTTGCAGCATGCGCCTGTGAGTCTGT GATTGACACCAAAACGCGAACAATGGGCAGCGACTGCCTTgcattttgtttgtctttactgATGCTGTTTGGGACTCAAGCTTCGGCTCAGATTCGGTACTCAATCcctgaggaggtgaaggagggaaCTGTTGTTGGAAATGTTGCGAAGGATCTTGGCCTTGACATCACATCTTTGAATGATCGACGGTTCCGTGTCGTGTCTGGAAGTAAGGAGACTATATTTGAAGTCAACCAGAATAATGGGGCATTGTACGTCCACAGCCATATTGACAGAGAGGAGCTGTGCCAGGGCAGCGGTACGTGtctaatggagttaaaaatccTTGTTGAAAACCCTTTGGAAATACATTATGTTATCGTGGAAATTACTGATGTGAACGACCACTCTCCTAGTTTTCCTGAAAAGGAACAGATATTTAAAATAGCTGAACACACGCTACCAGGAAGGCGATTTCAGCTGCACACCGCTCGTGATCCAGATGCCGGAATTAACTCTATTCGTACATACACTTTAACTACAAATGAACACTTTGAAGTAAATATCCGTCAAGGTGATGCGGGTAAgataccatttttagtgttgaAGAAATCTTTAGACAGAGAACAAAAGGACAAACACACGCTGCTGCTCACAGCAGTAGATGGAGGTAAACCTCAAAGATCAGGAACATTAAATGTAACTATTATTGTTCTTGATATTAACGATAACCGACCAATGTTTAGTCAGGAGATTTACCAAATTGAAATACAGGAAAATGTCCCGGTTGGTACTTCAGTGTTTAGAATGAATGCAACAGATCCAGATGAAGGGACTAATGGGGAAGTTGAATACAGTCTTGGAAAAACCTTGAGCCCGAAGGTCTATGACATTTTTGAATTAGACAAAATAACTGGCGAGGTTAGAGTTCATGGGGTAGTGAATTACGAAGAAAAAGACTTATATGAGCTGGACATTGAGGCATCTGACAAAGCTTCACCACCGTTAACGGGGGAGTGTAGagttattataaaaataaaagacgtcAATGATAATCCACCAGAGATAGAAGTCACATCACTGTCAAATACAGTACCTGAAGATTCAAAACCTGGAACTATTGTTTCTTTGCTAAGTGTAAAGGACAAAGACTCGGGTGTCAACGGCAAGGTGATTTTACAGATCTCCAATGACGTTCCTTTCGAATTAAAACCTTCCTATAAGGAAAACACTTACTCTGTTGTAACTAAAGGAATTCTAGATCGAGAGCAGGTGTCAGATtatgaaataacaataaaagccACTGACTGCGGTGATCCTCCTTTATCGACTTATAAAACTCTCAGTATTCAGATATCAGATGTGAATGACAACAGACCACATTTTCAACAAAACCCTTTACAGTTTTATCTGGTAGAAAATAATGTTGCTGGAGCATCAATATTCTCTGTGAGCGCAACAGACAACGATGTAAGCGAAAATGCAGCtatttcatatcatatcgtgAGAGAGGGGAGTCAAAATGACGTCACATCTTTCCTCAATGTAAACAGTGAAAACGGACACATCACCGCGCTAAAGAGCTTCGActttgaaacagtgaaaaagttCCAGTTCCAAGTTGTGGCCTCAGATTCTGGAACTCCGTCCCTGAGCAGCAACGTCACAGTGAACGTGTTCATTCTGGATCAGAACGACAACGCTCCAGTCATCCTGTATCCAGTCAGCTCCAACGGCTCTGCTGAAGGTGTGGAGGAGATTCCCCGCAATGTGAACGCAGGACACTTGGTGACTAAAGTCAGAGCCTATGACGCTGATATAGGATATAACGGCTGGTTGCTCTTCTCACTGCAGGAAGTCACTGAGCACAATCTCTTTTCTTTGGACCGCTACACAGGACAGATCAGAACACTTCGCTcattcacagagacagacgAGGCTGAGCAGAAACTCATCATACTGGTCAAAGACAATGGCAACGTGTCCCTCTCTGCTACAGCTACTGTCATTGTCAAAGTTGTGGAGCCCAAAGAGGCTTTTGCTGCATctgatgtgaaaagtgcaacaaagGAAGATGAGGAGAGTAATGTCACTTTTTATCTCATGATCACTTTGGCCTCAGTCTCAGCTcttttcatcatcagcatcatcgtGCTGATTGCAATGCAGTGCTCCAAATCCACAGACTATACTTCCAAATATTTACAAGAGACTAACTATGATGGCACACTGTGTCACAGCATCCAGTACAGATCTGGAGACAAGCGCTACATGTTAGTGGGACCCAGAATGAGTATAGGATCCACTATAGTCCCGGGCAGCCATGCCAACACACTAGTGCTCCCTGACAGGAGGAGGGCATCTACTGAG ACAAAGGACAAAGGAAGAATGATGTATTGGTCGCGTCCCctgctcttctctctgctcttttccTTTGGTGAGCTGATCTTAGCTCAAATTAAATACTCGACTCCAGAGGAGGTTACAGTGGGAACTATCATTGGAAATGTTGCCAAGGATTTGGGCCTTGAAGTCAGTTCCTTGATAAACCGGCGTTTTCGCATTGTGTCCGGAGCTCAGGACACGCTATTCGAGGTAAACCCGAACAATGGGGTTTTGTATGTTCATAAGAATCTCGACCGAGAGCAGATGTGCGATAGAAATTCTGCTTGTATGAAAGATCTGAAAATTGTTGTTGAAAATCCACTCGAGATCCATTATGTCACGGTGGAAATAACGGATGCAAATGACCATGCGCCGACTTTTGTCGAGAAGGAAAAGGTTATAGAAATAGCAGAAAACACTTTGCCAGGAGCTCGATTTCAGTTACCAGGAGCCCGGGATCCAGATGTTGGAGTAAATTCTGTTCAGCGGTACAGGCTTAGTCAAAACGAACATTTTAATCTGGAAATTCGAGAAAGAGAAGATGATAAGATTCCATTTTTAGTGTTGCAGAGGCAGCTggacagagagcagaaaagaaaCCACAGCTTGATTTTAACAGCAATAGATGGAGGCACGCCACCAAAATCAGCTAAGCTCAATCTAACCATAAAGGTTCTTGATACCAATGATAACAGGCCCACTTTTACGAAAGAAGTGTATTCTGTTACTTTGCAAGAAAATGTTGCTTTGGATACTTTCGTATTGAAAGTCAACGCTACCGATCTAGACGAGGGTACTAATGGGGACATAGAGTTTGCCTTCGGAGACGACATTAGCTTAAAGATTCTGGAGATATTCAGTATAAATAGAAACACGGGTGAAATTCGAGTTAAGGGACAAATAGACTATGAAGCTTCTGATGTTTTCAAATTAAACGTCCAAGCCTCTGACAGAGGTCAACCTCCGATGACAACAGACTGCAGAGTTATAATAAAAATCCAAGACGTCAATGATAATAAACCTGAAATAGAGGTGACATCAATATCAAACATGGTCCCTGAGGATTCAAAACTAGGGACCGTGATTTCTCTTATTAGTATTACAGATAATGACTCTGGTTTGAACGGAAAAGTCAAATGCACCCTGACTGGGGATGTGCCATTTGAATTAAAACcatcatttaaagaaaacatgtatTCACTCGTGACAAGAGAAACGCTGGACAGGGAAACTATGTCACATTATGAAATATCAATAACAGCTACGGACTTAGGTGATCCCCCGCTCTCAGCGGTCAAAACGTTGAGTATTGAGGTGTCGGATGTGAACGATAACATCCCAGAGTTTTCACAGAGTCCACTGGAATTATATTTAAAAGAGAACAATAATCCCGGTGAATCCATCTTTTCTGTCAGTGCTGTTGACAAAGACTTAAACGACAACGCTAGAGTGTCTTATCGTATAaccagagggggaggaggacaAAATGACATGGCATCGTTtctaaatataaacagtgaaaACGGACAAATCACCGCGCTAAGAAGCTTCGACTTTGAAACTGTGAAAAAGTTCCAGTTCCAAGTTGTGGCCTCAGATTCTGGAACTCCGTCCCTGAGCAGCAACGTCACAGTGAACGTGTTCATTCTGGATCAGAACGACAACGCTCCAGTCATCCTGTATCCAGTCAGCTCCAACGGCTCTGCTGAAGGTGTGGAGGAGATTCCCCGCAATGTGAACGCAGGACACTTGGTGACTAAAGTCAGAGCCTATGACGCTGATATAGGATATAACGGCTGGTTGCTCTTCTCACTGCAGGAAGTCACTGAGCACAATCTCTTTTCTTTGGACCGCTACACAGGACAGATCAGAACACTTCGCTcattcacagagacagacgAGGCTGAGCAGAAACTCATCATACTGGTCAAAGACAATGGCAACGTGTCCCTCTCTGCTACAGCTACTGTCATTGTCAAAGTTGTGGAGCCCAAAGAGGCTTTTGCTGCTTctgatgtgaaaagtgcaacaaagGATGATGAGGAGAGTAATGTCACTTTTTATCTCATGATCACTTTGGCCTCAGTCTCAGCTCtgttcatcatcagcatcatcgtGCTGATTGCAATGCAGTGCTCCAAATCCACTGACTATACTTCCAAATATCTCCAAGAGACTAACTATGATGGCACACTGTGTCACAGCATCCAGTACAGATCTGGAGACAAACGCTACATGTTAGTGGGACCCAGAATGAGTATAGGATCCACTATAGTCCCGGGCAGCCATGCCAACACACTAGTGCTCCCTGACAGGAGGAGGGCATCTACTGAGGTAAGCCTTCAAGAAAATATCTCTCTTTTGT ACACCAAAACGCGAACAATGGGCAGCGACTGCCTTGGTTTTTATTTCGCTTTACTGATGCTGTTTGGGACTCAGGCTTCGGCTCAGATTCGGTATTCAATCcctgaggaggtgaaggagggaaCGGTTGTTGGAAATGTTGCGAAGGATCTTGGCCTTGACATCACCTCTTTGAATGATCGACGGTTCCGTGTCGTGTCTGGAAGTAAGGAGACTATATTTGAAGTCAACCAGAATAATGGGGCATTGTACGTCCACAGCCATATTGACAGAGAGGAGCTGTGCCAGGGCAGCGGTACGTGtctaatggagttaaaaatccTTGTTGAAAACCCTTTGGAAATACATTATGTTATCGTGGAAATTATTGATGTTAACGACCACTCTCCTAGTTTTCCTGAAAATGAACAGATATTTAAAATAGCTGAACACACGCTACCAGGAAGGCGATTTGAATTAGACACTGCTCGTGATCCTGATGCTGGAATTAACTCTATCCGTACATACACATTGACCACAAACGAACATTTTGAATTAGACATCCGCCAGAGTGATGAGGATAAAATACCATTTTTAGTGCTGAAGAAATCTTTAGACAGAGAACAAAAGGACAAACACACGCTGCTGCTCACAGCAGTAGATGGAGGTAAACCTCAACGATCAGGCACATCCAATGTAACTATTATTGTTCTTGACAGTAATGATAACCGTCCAATGTTTAATCAGGAGATTTATCAAATTGAAATACAGGAGAATGTCCCGGTTGGTACTTTAATACTTAGAATTAATGCAACAGATCCAGATGAAGGCTCCAATGGTCTAGTTGAATACAGCCTTGAAAAAAGCTTAAGGCGAAAAAGCAATACTATTTTTGAGTTGGACAAATTAACaggtgagattaaagtcaaggGATTAGTGGACTTTGAAGAAAACAACGTTTATAAACTCGACGTTGAGGCATCTGATAAAGCTTCACCACCATTAACTGGGGAGTGTAAAGTCATCATTAAAGTAAAAGACATAAATGATAACCCACCAGAAATAGAAGTCACATCATTGTCAAATACAGTACCTGAAGACTCAAAACCCGGAACTATCATTTCACTACTCAGTGTGTCGGATAAAGACTCTGGAGTCAATGGCAAAATTATTTTACAGATCTTGAATGACGTACCATTTGAATTAAAACCTTCTTATAAAGAAAACATATATTCGGTCGTCACCAAAAATCCGTTAGATCGAGAGCAGGTATCACATTATGaaatcacaataaaagcaacagACTGTGGTGATCCTCCCTTATCGACTTTTAAAACCCTCAACATTCAGATATTAGATGTGAATGACAACAGACCACTTTTTGAACAAAACCCTTTACAGTTTTATCTGGTAGAAAATAATGTTGCTGGAGGATCAATATTCTCTGTGAGCGCAACAGACAACGATGTAAGCGAAAATGCAGCtatttcatatcatatcgtgAGAGAGGGGAGTCAAAATGACGTCACATCTTTCCTCAATGTAAACAGTGAAAACGGACACATCACCGCGCTAAAGAGCTTCGActttgaaacagtgaaaacgTTCCAGTTCCAAGTTGTGGCCTCAGATTCTGGAACTCCGTCCCTGAGCAGCAACGTCACAGTGAACGTGTTCATTCTGGATCAGAACGACAATGCTCCAGTCATCCTGTATCCAGTCAGCTCCAACGGCTCTGCTGAAGGTGTGGAGGAGATTCCCCGCAATGTGAACGCAGGACACTTGGTGACTAAGGTCAGAGCCTATGACGCTGATATAGGATATAATGGCTGGTTGCTCTTCTCACTGCAGGAAGTCACTGAGCACAATCTCTTTGCTTTGGACCGCTACACAGGACAGATCAGAACACTTCGCTcattcacagagacagacgAGGCTGAGCAGAAACTCATCATACTGGTCAAAGACAATGGCAACGTGTCCCTCTCTGCTACAGCTACTGTCATTGTCAAAGTTGTGGAGCCCAAAGAGGCTTTTGCTGCTTctgatgtgaaaagtgcaacaaagGATGATGAGGAGAGTAATGTCACTTTTTATCTCATGATCACTTTGGCCTCAGTCTCAGCTcttttcatcatcagcatcatcgtGCTGATTGCAATGCAGTGCTCCAAATCCACAGACTATACTTCCAAATATCTCCAAGAGACTAACTATGATGGCACACTGTGTCACAGCATCCAGTACAGATCTGGAGACAAACGCTACATGTTAGTGGGACCCAGAATGAGTATAGGATCCACTATAGTCCCGGGCAGCCATGCCAACACACTAGTGCTCCCTGACAGGAGGAGGGCATCTACTGAG TGA